The DNA window ACCATCGCCCCGGTGAGGAGCGCCGTGATGCAGAACAATCGGCGTTTGAGTTGCTCGACATTGAGCCCCAGTGACGCAGCCGACTCTTCTCCAAGGGCCAACAGATTCAACGCGTGAGTATCACGCAGCAGCGCGAGGCTTCCGATGAGAGCCGTCATCGCCAGGATGCCCATCATCCGCACGTCCGGGGGCATCAGCGTCCCCATCAGCCAAGACATCACCCGGTAGAGGGCGGACGGATCCAGAATCGACGTCACGAACAAGATCATGGCCGAAAGGATTGCATTCACGATCACACCGGCCAAGAGCAAGGTATGCACGGGCAGACGACCGTGCAGAGAGGCAATGCGGTAGACCAAGGCCACTGCGGCGAGTCCGCCGGCGGAGGCCCACAAGGGTAGAACCATCCAGGTGAGGAGCGTCTGGCCAAGACCAAACGCCGTCGCCAACGAGGCGCCGAGCGCTGCGCCGCTGGACACCCCGAGCACGTAAGGGTCAGCCAAGGGGTTCCGAAGCAACGCCTGTAAGGCCGCTCCTGCCACGGACAGACAGCCGCCGACCAGCAAGGCCAACAGGATCCGTGGAAGGCGCACTTGCCAGAGGATGGTCGCGTGAAGGGCCTGAGACGTCTCGAGGGACGCCCCAGCATCCGATCGACCCCAGAGCAGCGTGAACGTGTCCGAGAGGCGAAGCGGCTGGGCGCCCAGGTGCAGGCACAAGATGGCGGTGAGCAGCGTCATCAGGGCCAGCGCCGTGAGAATCAGCCAGCGACGGCGTTGCGCAAGGCGCTGCCACGTGGACGCCATCGCTTGGACCTGAGCGGCCTCCCCTGCAACGAGACTGGGCAGCGCCATCGCGGACGGCGCAGAGCTGGAGCGCGACATCGGTTAGGGTGTCCCCGTTCGAGAGGAAGACCTAAAAACCTCGGGATGAATGTGTTTCGCCAACTGCTCGAGCCCATCGACAATCCGTGGGCCGGGACGATCGACCAATTCGCTGTCGATTCGATAGAGACGATGCTGTCGAACGGCCGACAGCTGCGGCCAGCGCAACCACTGGGCTTGCTCGGATTCCGGGATCCCCTCCGCTGCACCGACCGGGAACATCAGAATGTCGGGATTTTGAGCCAACACCTCTTCCAGCGAAATGCGCGGATAGGCCTGAGCAGCCGTCGCGGCGATATTTGCTCCCCCAGCGGCATCCAACATCTGGTGGATGAAACTTCCCGGCCCCACGGTCATCAACGGATTGCCGTTGAGCACATAGAACACCTTGGGACGCGTGAGATTCTGCGTCTGCTCGCGCACCGCTCGGATGCGTTGTCGAAGTCCGGCCACGAGATCGGTGGCCGCCGTGGACCGGTTTAGAATCCGTCCGAGCGTGTTGAGTTGCGTCAGGATGTCTTCGAGCGTCTTGGCTTGAAGGACATAGGTCGAGATCTTCAGCTCGTCCAACTTGGCCAATACCGTAGGATCCAGAAACGCATGCGGCACCAAGACCAGATCGGGCTGCGCCGCAATGATGGCCTCGAGGCTGAGTTTGAGGCCGCCGATCTTCGGCTTCAGACGAGCCTCAGCCGGGTAATCGCAAAATTCAGTGACCGCGACGATGTGCTCTCCGGCACCCAGCGCGAACAACATTTCGGTGACGCTCGGGGCCAGCGAGACGATGCGAGTCGGCGCCTTCGCGAGATACAGCTTGCGACCGAGATCATCGACGAACGTTCGCGGAGCGATGTTCGCCATGAACGGCATCCCGGTCAAAATACCCTGTTGGCGTCGTTTCATACTTTGGTGATCAATAGGGGCGTCCACCGAGCCGGCGCCCAACGAAGGGGCAGCCCACAAGCCGATCAGCAGCGCCAGCCCAATCCAGCGCCACCGGCCAAGCTTCCTGTCTGCACAGGTCCACAAATAAAAAATCCCCAAGGGCCACCACGGCACCCTGAGGATTACCCGCCGCTTCATCCTCGACTATTCCCCAGCCCTCGAGGGAATAATGGGTCGTTCCCCGGGCAGGTCTTCTGGCTCGTGGGCTGCACCTACTCCCCGCGCCTTCCCGGCGAACCGTCATTCGTCTCTCGTACAACGTATCTCGCCCGAGAACTGGCGCTTCACGCTGCACGAACGACACGTCACGATTCGACCAGTGGCATCGGCGGGTTTCGTTCCCACTTACAGCGGCGGGACCGCGAGGGATTTACACCCTCTTCCCTTTGACCCGAGGCGATGTTCGAACGCCGAACTCTAGGAGAGGGTCACAAACCTTGTCAAGTTCATTTTTGTCGCCCGCGCTGGTCCTACGCTGAGCAGGCCACGCCCCTTTGCGCGCTCGCCAGCGGGAAATGCGGCAGATCCAGCCCATTTTATAGAGGCACGGCCCTTGCTCAAATTACCCGAGAGGCATCAGCGGCCTGCCGGATCGTCCGGTGAGCCACCGTACCTCCCACTCCCCGACCCGACAACCCCATCCCGGTGCCTCGACTGGGAATCCTTGGAGTACAAGCCGGCATGCGAAACCTCATTATCAGTCTCATCGTCATTGCCGTGTTTCTGGAAATCTCCGGCTTGATCTGGTCGGCAAAGGACGAAGGTCCCAGCGAGACCTATGTCCGTCTGAGTCAGCCACCGGACCGACGCATCGAAAACCCGCTTCGCAACGGATACTTCCTGCTCCTCGGCTTCGCCTCGTCTTCCGAGACTGACCCGATCCAGACCGGCTTCGACATCTGGCGCGAAGCCGAGGGCAGGCGCGGGCATCGCCACTTCGATTACTCAAAACCCAGTCGGACCAACCTCCGCATCCTGGTAGAAACCGCCGAAGCGTTTCCTGCCTGGCAGGCAACGGACCCCGTGGCTGAGTTCCAAAAGCCCGATGCCCTGTTTCGAATCACCATCGACCGCTATGCGGTACTCACCCGGCGCTACGCGCAATTCCTCGGGATGCCGTTCGAGGACTGGGGTTTCGGCCGCATCGGCACCCCTCGTTTCGATGAACTGCTGACCGTGCACCGGCTGTATGTCGCGGAAGGATTTGCGCGGCAGTTCCGTACCGGCGTGGAGCGACTCCAACAGGACATTCTGGTCTGGCGGATGATCTTGAAAGAGGCCCGCACCCCCACGCTCAAAACCCTGGCCGCCGTGATGATCGACGACGACGTCACCCTGCTGGCAAAACTGGCCACCCAGCCGAGGCCTGATCCGATTTTGCTTTCCGCGATCCAGTCGGTCGGCCGCCCCCTGACTCCGGAAGAATATTCCCTGCGGTGGCCAATGCAACACCAGTTCGTGCTGGGCACGGCCCGGTCCAGTTCTTTGCGGCTGGATCTCAACGGCGGCGAGGCCGAAGCGCGCGTAAATCAGGCGTGGGTCGCCCGCAGGGCGGCGCTGGTCCCGAACGCGTTCGTCAAGGTTGAGCACCCTGCGATGAAAACCCTGCTCGGCATGACGCTGGAATCGCAACGGCTGTGGGACACCTATGCCGCCTATTACGACGTCACGATCAAAGCCGAGGAATCCGTGCGCAGCCCGTTGCCGAAGCTCGAAGACGTGGCGCGCAGTTCGAAGCGCACGCTGCTCGAAACGTTGCTCCGCCCGCTGGAGTTTGAACCGGACTGGGATCAGTTCGTCCAACGGCTGATCGAAACGGACGCGCGGCTGCGCCTCGTGACCCTGCAGGTACTCCTGCGGCAACCAAGTGTGATGAAAACGGTGCCCGGTAGGCTGGCGGAAGTGGGACCGGCCTACTACGATCCCTTTACCGGCCTTCCGATGTTGTGGAGTGAAACACAGGGCAAGGTCTATAGCATCGGCAAGGATCGCATCGACGACGGGGGAGACGCGAATTTGGATATCAGCGCCCCGGTGGTGTTGGCCCCGAGCGCCCCGGTTCCGATTCGGACCACACTGCCTGCAGCCGGCCGTGCCGGCCGCTCGATCTAACCCACCACCGTTTCTGATACCTCCCAGCCGCTCGTCAGCTCTTGTAGTAGAGCTTCAGCCCCAGAATCCCGAGGTTGAGCACCAGCGTGACGACGTTGGCGAGAATGATCGGCAGTTGGCCCAGCAGAAGCCCATAGATCAGCCACAGCGCGACGCCGGAGATGAAAATCAGGAGCATGCCGAGCGATACATCCTTCGCGGAACGAGTCCGCCAGGTATGCCGAAGCTGAGGCAGAAAGGCGATGGTCGTCAGGGTTCCGGCCAGGAGGCCCACCAGCGTCACCCAATCCATTTGATCATCCTTGGAGTCCACCATGCATGACGAATAGAGAGAAGTCGAGGTTGGCCTTCGGGCAGGTCAATGAATGGCATCCGGCTTGTCATCACAGGCGACGCTATGGTAGCATGCGCAAAATTTGAGCACTAGTCCGTCAAGAACGTAACAAAGGAGTAGGGTCGTGGCATTTATCTGTGATGTGTGCGGGAAGGGTCATCAGTCGGGCAACAATGTAAGCCACGCCAACAATAAGACCAGGCGCGTCTTCCGTCCGAACCTCCAGCGCGTGAAAGCCACGGTGAAGGGCACGACGATGCGCATTCGCGTGTGCACGCGTTGCCTCCGATCGGGACTGGTGAAAAAGGCCGTCTAGACTCCGCTCCTCTCGCCCGTCGAATTCTCAGCCGACTTACTTTCTCATCGCAATGCCTGGGTATGGGCGCACCCAGGCTCCCTCCACAACGAAACAGAACACACGAAACCGTTTCCTCCTCCCTCGGACAAGGGTGAGGATCGGCTACGTGTGTGCGCAGGGCTCTGTTCGGAGTACAATGGGACGAAAATCGTGGCAGGAAGGGAGCGGCAACCGCGTAGTCGAGTCACCGGGGAGGACGGCTGATGAAGCTCAGATCATATATGGGAGTATTGGCGGTGGGATGTGCGCTTGCCGCTTGCGGGTCTTTGCAAAGCCGGGAGGCGGCCTATCTCAATGAATCGCGTGGACGAGCCACGCAAACCGAGGTACGCGAGCACCTGGGTGCCCCGCAGACGACAAGGACGGTCGAGAGCGGTGATACGATCTGGATCTATGAAAAACGGGAACAGCAGGCCGGAAACCGATACAGCGCCCCCGGCACCTGGTGCGAGCAATTTCTGCTCACCTTCGACAAACAGTCGGTACTCCAACAGTGGACGCAGCGCACGGATTTCCAAGGCGGAGAAGTCATGCCGGCGGTGTGTTTTCCGGACTCCGCCACGTCAAAGTAGCATTGATGGGCACGCCTAGAAGAAGCTGCGCTGAACCACGATAATGTCTTCCGGCAGGATGGCTCCTTGAAGGTCCAACGAGATCGTCTCATCGCGGCCCTCCACCTTACGAATGACCTTGGCTTTAGAAGTTGAGGCCTTGTCTGTAAACCCACCGGCCATTGTCACGGCCTTATGCAGCGTGAGATCTTTTTCATAGGGATAGTCTCCTGCACGGTGCACTTCGCCGTTGATGTAAAACTTCTTGGCTGGCGCAACCGTTACCAGATCATCTGGTCTGATCACGGCATCTGATTGAAACGACAGCAGCGTCGCGCCCGCCACTCCTGGTCGAGTCACCGTAATGACCTGTTTGTCTGCTTTCTCTGAGAATCCTCCCGCCAACGCGATGGCCTTCTGGACCGTGAGCCCCTCCTCGTAGGGGTAACCGCCCGGCGTCTTCACCTCACCCCCAACGTAAAAGTTTCGATGCCGCGCGATGATTACCGTCACCTTGGGGTGTCGGACATATCCCGCTTCCAGCTTGATCATCAGCTGCTGCTGCAGCTCTTGAGCGGTGAGGCCATCCACCTTCAACACCCCGAGCAAGGGATAGGTAATGTGACCGTTGCCCTCGATCTTTGTTTCGATGGACAGGTCCTCTTCGCCATACACCAAGATCCGCAGCACGTCGTTGGGACCCAATCGATACCCTTCGTGGCCACCCGGCTGCGTTGTAGCCGCAGAGAAACCACTCGCGGTGATCCACATAGCCAACAACCAGCAAACAAACCTGATGTTCATGGAGATACTCCGTCCAAGATACCGCATCGCGTACCATTTCATGTTCATATTCCGAGGCCCCTACTTTTCTAGAAAAAACTCCGTGGGACCACGATAATGTCTTCCGGCAGCAGCGGCCCATCTAAGGTGGCAGGAAGAGATTCCTCGCGCCCGTTCATTTTGCGGAGAATCTTGGCGCTGCCGATCGACGCCTTATCCGTGACACCGCCTGCCATCGTGATGGCTTTGTGAACCGTCAGGTTCCGCTCATACGGGTAGTCACCGGCTCGCTTGACTTCACCATCGACGTACACTTTTTTCAGGGTCGGGATAAGCACAAAATCACCTGGTTCGAGAAGCGCGTCGTCACTGACTTCAAGTTGGCGAGGCACACCATCGACCAGACGAGTAATGACGATGGTCCCGCGCTCGGCCTTGTCCGTCCGGCCGCCGGCCAGGCTCAGGGCCTTGTGCACCGTAAGTCCCTTCTCATAGAGGTAGCGCCCCGGCGCCTTCACCTCTCCGCTCACAAAGAACTTCTGCCCCTCCGCCACCACCACGATGTCGTCCGGCAGGACCAGCGAATCCAATTGGACCGCCACCGTGTCTTCCGGTCCCTCAACCCGGCGTAAGATCTGCAGCAGGCCCCGCTCGGCCTTCTCCGTCAGGCCGCCCGCCATGGCCAGCACCCGATGCACGGTCACGCCCTCTTGGTACGGGTAGCCCCCCGGGGTCTTCACTTCGCCGCTCACATACACCCGCCGATGCTCCTGCTCCACCACCAGAATGTCATCCGGTTGCACCGCGGCGTCGGCCCCAGCCGTCAGGGTCTCCGCCACACCGTTCATCACCCGCGTCACCTTCACCGGCCCCTTGTCCCCCTTCTCCGTCCGGCCGCCGGCCAGGCTCAGGGCCTTGTGCACCGTAAGTCCTTTCTCATAGAGGTAGCGCCCCGGCGTCTTTACCTCTCCGCTCACGAAGAACTTCTGCCCTTCCGCCACCACTACAGTGTCGTCCGGCAGGACAGGCGACTCCAGGTTCGCAGGAATCGTTTCCTCTCGCCCATTGGCCTTCCGCTTGATCACAATGTTGTGCCGATCCGCTTTTTCCGTTAGCCCCCCGCCGAGCGTAACCACCTTCCCTACGGTCAGCCCTTCCTCAAAAGGATACCCGCCCGGGGATTTGACTTCCCCGCTCACAAATAAGTTCCGGTGTTTCAGAACTCGTACCGTGACCTGAGGGTTTCGTACGTAACCGGAAGCCAACCGCTCGGTCAGCACCCGCTGCAATTCGCCGATCGTTTTCCCTGCCGCCGGTAGAGATCCCACAAGCGGCAATTGAATGTTGCCTTGTCCATCGATCCTTGTCTCTCCGGAGAGATCATCTTCGCCGAACACTTGAACACGAAGTTGATCGTTAGGACCGAGCACATACTGCGCGGGCGGCTGTGCCGCAGGCTCTTGGGCTTCACCGGAGGACGATGTAAGGCCGGCCGCAAACAACAGCCCGGTCACCAGCATGAACAGTATGATTCTGCGCCCTATTTGTATGACCATGGCTGTTCCTCCACAGTGTGAACCTGTCCGGAAGGCTGACGAATCGCAAACGTAGAGGCCGCGACGAGATCCGGCTGAAACGTGGGGACGAGGCGACAAATGGACTCGATCACAGACCGGTGGTCTTGCGAGTGGGCGAATCTTTCCAATGCCGCAACTTGTAAGATCAACTCTTTCTGGTCCGGCAAGGCACCGGGGGTGACGCGCTGGATCTTTTCCACGAACGAAGGTGCGACTGTTTCACCCGCACCGACGAGCTCTTCGTATAGCTTTTCACCGGGCCTGAGACCGACAAATGTAATAGGAATTTCGTCATCCGGCATATAGCCGGACAGCCGAATCAGGTTGCGGGCCAATTCTACGACCTTGATCTGCTCTCCCATGTCGAGAATATACGTAGCTCCGGACTCGGCCTGAGCCGCAGCCTGCAGCACCAACTGCACGGCCTCGGAGATCAACATGAAATACCGTCGAACTTCCGGATGCGTGACGGTCACCGGCCCTCCGGCCTTAATCTGTTCCAGGAACAGCGGCACCACGCTACCGTTGCTGCCGAGCACGTTCCCAAATCGCACCGTGGCAAAGCAGGTCTGACTGGCCTGGCCGATGTCCTGCACGAGCATTTCAGCCACTCGCTTCGTGGCGCCCATGACGCTCGTCGGATTTACGGCTTTGTCCGTCGAGACCATAATGAACTGTCGCACCTTATGCCGATCTGCCAACCGAGAGACGAGCCTCGTTCCACCGACATTGTTCTTGACTGCCTCGCAGGGACTTGCTTCCATGAGGGGCACGTGCTTGTGCGCCGCCGCATGGAGCACGATATCCGGGCGGTAGTGCCCCATGACCGAGGACAGGCGCGCTTCGTCGGTGATGTCACCGATAATGGCCGCAATGCTCTTGCCGTATCCCAAATGAATCAATTCATTTCGGATTGCGTAGAGATTATTTTCGTACCGCTCGTACAAGACCAGTGTAGTCGGTTCACAGGCGACAATCTGTCTGCATAGCTCGGAACCGATCGACCCTCCGGCGCCGGTCACCATGACGCACTTCCCGGCGAAATGGCCGCGAATTCCCGCCTTATCGATATCAACCGGCTTTCGCTTCAACAGGTCTTCCACACCCAGGTCACGGACTTGGCTCAATTCAATACGGCCATTGAGGAGTCGACGGAGGTTGGGAATGATTTTGATGGTGGCGCGATAGGGCGACAAGGCTCTGACCAACGATCGCAAGACAGTCGGTTCCACCTCTGGAATAGCCACGAGCACCACGTGGGGCGCCTGCTTATTCATAATCTCCGCCAATTGCGCACTGGTCCCTAAGACACGCACCCCGTGAATCCGACGCCCACTTTTCGTCGGATCGTCGTCGACGAAACCAATCGGGTGATAGCCCTCAAAGGGCCTCCCGCGGAGGTCCCGCAGGATTGCCTCACCGGCATCACCAGCGCCATAGATCAATACTCGTCGGCTTCCTCGATGCCAGGCAAATTCTCGACTCAATCGAGGGCCTATGCGCATTCCCCCGACAAGCAAGATCATGAGCAACGCATCGATGATATAGACCGACCTGGGATAGGCGGCGAGCCCCAATCCCCACCGAATCGTCACAAAAAACAGCAGACTGCTGCACAACGTCCCCAACCCGAGATTCCTCAGGTCCCACATACTGGTATACCGCCACAGGCTTTCGTATGAACGGAAATAGACCAGGAATCCGGCACGGAAGGCCAAGAGAAGCGGCAGTGTCTGAAGCTGTAGCGAGACCGCCCAGTCCGGGATTGTGCCGTCGAATCTCAACCAGAATGCCCCCCAATTGGCGGCAAGCGCCAGCAATAGATGGAGCGCAATGACCGAAGGTCGTTCAAATGATACACGTAGATGTCGCATAGGCCTCATGAAAGTGGGTGCGTAGTGCAGGATGACTGCGCGCTGCTCAGTGAGATGACGCGTGACGAAGGGACAACAGATACTCGTAGGCCGGTGGGGATAGTCGCGACGCCAAGGCCCCAAGGACGCTGGGCCCCAAACTGACGAGTTCATGCCCGTAGCGTGCGAACTGGGCGGTGCCCGATGTGGAGGCCCCGAGGATCTCCACCTCGATACCGCTCCCGGCAAATACAATGGCAAAGATTGCAGCTGTCCGAAGCGCGTGATAATCGGAGGTGACGACCGTGGCGCGCTTCACATGCCCATCGCTCAGGACCCGTCGCATCACAACCGCCTCATCCACCGTATTGCGAACCCCGGTCCTACAGGCTGCCTCCAGTGCTCCCGACTTGAGACAGGCGGGGTCGGTGAGTGTAGAGAGGATGCGCGGAGCATACCCCTGACCGATGAGCGCATTGGCAAAATTCCATCGCTCTGGCTCGCCTGCAAGCACCACCACCACGTCCGCCCGAGGCCGCGGACCCGACAGTTCTTCGTTCGCGCGAAGCGGAACCCACAGTTGAGTATGAATGGCCCAGTAGACTCCAGCGATGAGCAGACACAGCACAATCGACAGTCCAAGATCCGAACGGAGCGCCTGCCGAAGCCAACCGTGACTCGCCAGCGGCGCCGCTTTGTCGATGGCTATAGACTTTGGTATTTGACTAGCTGGCATTGCCAAACCTACCCTAGCAACCCTTCTACGGCTCGGCATACGGTATCGAGCTGATCCATCGTCATATGAGAATAGAGCGGGAGCGCCAGCCCTTCTCGACTGGCCTTCTCCGTACGAGGCAGCGTGGCACTCACGCGAATTGCGAAGCCCTGAAACACGGTCTGCTCGTGAATCGGCGGATAAAAGTATCGCTTGGTTTGAATTCCCGATTCATAGAGCGCTGCATAGACTTCATCCCGACTCCGTTTAGCTGAATCGCTGATGAACAACACGAAGTAATTTCCGCTGGTGGTGCGGTTTGCCGGCAGGTCCTGCACCCAACAGCCAGGAAGTCCTCCAAGCCGCTCGCGATACACTTCGATTCGAGCCATGCGAGCCTTGCCCCACTCATGGAGCTGCCGAAGGGACCAGAGCCCTACGGCTGCATGCAATTCGCTCATTCGCGCGGACAAT is part of the Nitrospiraceae bacterium genome and encodes:
- a CDS encoding YdcF family protein; this translates as MPASQIPKSIAIDKAAPLASHGWLRQALRSDLGLSIVLCLLIAGVYWAIHTQLWVPLRANEELSGPRPRADVVVVLAGEPERWNFANALIGQGYAPRILSTLTDPACLKSGALEAACRTGVRNTVDEAVVMRRVLSDGHVKRATVVTSDYHALRTAAIFAIVFAGSGIEVEILGASTSGTAQFARYGHELVSLGPSVLGALASRLSPPAYEYLLSLRHASSH
- a CDS encoding SemiSWEET family sugar transporter codes for the protein MDWVTLVGLLAGTLTTIAFLPQLRHTWRTRSAKDVSLGMLLIFISGVALWLIYGLLLGQLPIILANVVTLVLNLGILGLKLYYKS
- a CDS encoding SLBB domain-containing protein; the protein is MVIQIGRRIILFMLVTGLLFAAGLTSSSGEAQEPAAQPPAQYVLGPNDQLRVQVFGEDDLSGETRIDGQGNIQLPLVGSLPAAGKTIGELQRVLTERLASGYVRNPQVTVRVLKHRNLFVSGEVKSPGGYPFEEGLTVGKVVTLGGGLTEKADRHNIVIKRKANGREETIPANLESPVLPDDTVVVAEGQKFFVSGEVKTPGRYLYEKGLTVHKALSLAGGRTEKGDKGPVKVTRVMNGVAETLTAGADAAVQPDDILVVEQEHRRVYVSGEVKTPGGYPYQEGVTVHRVLAMAGGLTEKAERGLLQILRRVEGPEDTVAVQLDSLVLPDDIVVVAEGQKFFVSGEVKAPGRYLYEKGLTVHKALSLAGGRTDKAERGTIVITRLVDGVPRQLEVSDDALLEPGDFVLIPTLKKVYVDGEVKRAGDYPYERNLTVHKAITMAGGVTDKASIGSAKILRKMNGREESLPATLDGPLLPEDIIVVPRSFF
- a CDS encoding polysaccharide biosynthesis protein, whose amino-acid sequence is MRHLRVSFERPSVIALHLLLALAANWGAFWLRFDGTIPDWAVSLQLQTLPLLLAFRAGFLVYFRSYESLWRYTSMWDLRNLGLGTLCSSLLFFVTIRWGLGLAAYPRSVYIIDALLMILLVGGMRIGPRLSREFAWHRGSRRVLIYGAGDAGEAILRDLRGRPFEGYHPIGFVDDDPTKSGRRIHGVRVLGTSAQLAEIMNKQAPHVVLVAIPEVEPTVLRSLVRALSPYRATIKIIPNLRRLLNGRIELSQVRDLGVEDLLKRKPVDIDKAGIRGHFAGKCVMVTGAGGSIGSELCRQIVACEPTTLVLYERYENNLYAIRNELIHLGYGKSIAAIIGDITDEARLSSVMGHYRPDIVLHAAAHKHVPLMEASPCEAVKNNVGGTRLVSRLADRHKVRQFIMVSTDKAVNPTSVMGATKRVAEMLVQDIGQASQTCFATVRFGNVLGSNGSVVPLFLEQIKAGGPVTVTHPEVRRYFMLISEAVQLVLQAAAQAESGATYILDMGEQIKVVELARNLIRLSGYMPDDEIPITFVGLRPGEKLYEELVGAGETVAPSFVEKIQRVTPGALPDQKELILQVAALERFAHSQDHRSVIESICRLVPTFQPDLVAASTFAIRQPSGQVHTVEEQPWSYK
- a CDS encoding cobalamin-binding protein, which gives rise to MKRRQQGILTGMPFMANIAPRTFVDDLGRKLYLAKAPTRIVSLAPSVTEMLFALGAGEHIVAVTEFCDYPAEARLKPKIGGLKLSLEAIIAAQPDLVLVPHAFLDPTVLAKLDELKISTYVLQAKTLEDILTQLNTLGRILNRSTAATDLVAGLRQRIRAVREQTQNLTRPKVFYVLNGNPLMTVGPGSFIHQMLDAAGGANIAATAAQAYPRISLEEVLAQNPDILMFPVGAAEGIPESEQAQWLRWPQLSAVRQHRLYRIDSELVDRPGPRIVDGLEQLAKHIHPEVFRSSSRTGTP
- the rpmB gene encoding 50S ribosomal protein L28; translated protein: MAFICDVCGKGHQSGNNVSHANNKTRRVFRPNLQRVKATVKGTTMRIRVCTRCLRSGLVKKAV
- a CDS encoding SLBB domain-containing protein; the protein is MNIRFVCWLLAMWITASGFSAATTQPGGHEGYRLGPNDVLRILVYGEEDLSIETKIEGNGHITYPLLGVLKVDGLTAQELQQQLMIKLEAGYVRHPKVTVIIARHRNFYVGGEVKTPGGYPYEEGLTVQKAIALAGGFSEKADKQVITVTRPGVAGATLLSFQSDAVIRPDDLVTVAPAKKFYINGEVHRAGDYPYEKDLTLHKAVTMAGGFTDKASTSKAKVIRKVEGRDETISLDLQGAILPEDIIVVQRSFF
- a CDS encoding iron ABC transporter permease, encoding MSRSSSAPSAMALPSLVAGEAAQVQAMASTWQRLAQRRRWLILTALALMTLLTAILCLHLGAQPLRLSDTFTLLWGRSDAGASLETSQALHATILWQVRLPRILLALLVGGCLSVAGAALQALLRNPLADPYVLGVSSGAALGASLATAFGLGQTLLTWMVLPLWASAGGLAAVALVYRIASLHGRLPVHTLLLAGVIVNAILSAMILFVTSILDPSALYRVMSWLMGTLMPPDVRMMGILAMTALIGSLALLRDTHALNLLALGEESAASLGLNVEQLKRRLFCITALLTGAMVSVSGMIGFVGMIVPHVVRLLFGNDQRLLVPASWLIGGCFLMLSDAAARVVLAPSELPVGVMTALIGGPIFVFLLARPTPAQG